gAGCTGTGGACTTTGAAAAAAAACTGAGGAATAATGAAAGAGAATGTATTCCCCTTGCCCAAGTAGAaaagttttcaaattttttttggagaaTAAGATACTTTCGTATGCCAGAATGGTGAAAGAATGTGCATACGATGCATTAGTTGTTGTAGGATCAATTCTGGTATCTAATGCTAGGCTTGAATTGCAGTTGAAAAACACTAATTCAAAGGAATAAatacaaggaaaaaaaatataatctaaaaaaaaacaacctaCAATTGAAACGATAAGAACACAAACAACAAAGCTACGATTAGACCAGTTATTCATATTCCTTACCTAAGTTATCATCCTCTATATAAAGCAAAGTTGCAAAGACCTTTTACTCTTCAGAAACCAAGAGCCTGAGTATAAATAAGGAAAGGAGCAAAAGACAACTTCCCAAGTTGGTGGAGTTGAAGGGCATAGTGTACTATCTCTGAACTGAGAGAAGCAGGCTGCATTTTAAAACTAAGATTGTGTcaggtaaaagaaaaacatttggTCACTACAACTCATTATTAATGCAGTTTTGCTAGGTGAAGATAGacttacttttttattttattttaaagacaGACTTATGTATTACCACAATCAGCACCAAGGAAAGAGCATCCTCTCTTCATCTAGAATGCCAATTCCAACTGAAAGGCATCCATTTCTCCGAGGAAATGGCCCAGGAGATTCTGGACTCATCCTCTCAACCGATGCGAAGCCACGGCTAAAATGGACCCCGGATCTTCATGAGAGATTCGTCGAAGCAGTCAACCAGCTTGGAGGAGGAGAAAGTAAGCTAAATTATTAGCAAATAAACCATCTTTTACAATCAGGCTTTTAGACATAATGTACTAATGTGTATAGTTTTGTCTCTGCAGAGGCTACTCCTAAGACAATCATGAAAGTCATGGGTATCCCAGGCCTTACCTTATATCATCTCAAGAGTCACCTTCAGGTAAAATCTATCAGCATTTCACAGAGACATTTACCTTAAAAATCTTCCAGCTTTGCAAAGGTTATtaagttcattttttttttgctaccaGAAATATAGGCTGAGCAAGAACCTTAATGGACAAGCTAACAGCAGTTTAAACAAGACAAGTAAGCTTAGTTATCCATTACTCAGATAGAAGAATCTTTTCATCTAAGGATTCATTTTTCTTTAAGGAACTAATAGTTACTTGGGTTTAGGTGTGATGACCATGGTAGAAGAAAACACCCCTGAAGCAGATGAAAGCCAGAGCGAGAGTTTAAGCATTGGACCACAGCCGAGCATGTAAAGAATATGGCTATTTGCTTTTGCTTACATAGTCttaacttatttaaaaaaattcaaaaaaatgacATGCATATGTGTACACAGGAACTTGCCCATAAGTGACGCTCTTCAAATGCAAATAGCGGTTCAGAGAAGGCTACACGAGCAACTTGAGGTATCACATATTAGAAACTGTGGATTCACTCTATATAAAGCAGCATAATAAAGACATAACTACAGAACATCAATAGAGGATTAAAACTCTATCTAGAAACAGAAACAAGAAAGCATTTAGATACattttcattataattttattaaaactgaGCCAGGTACAGCGACATTTGCAGCTCAGGATAGAAGCTCAAGGGAAGTACCTGCAAGCGATTCTGGAGAAAGCACAAGAGACACTTGGGAGACAGAACCTTGGTCCAGCTGGGATCGAAGCAACCAAAGCTCAGCTCTCAGAGCTAGTATCTAAAGTCTCATCTGAATATCCAGACGCTAGCTTCCTAGAACTGCAGAATCTACACCACCAACAGATGCAAACAGCTTATCCACCACCAAACTCCTCCCTGGAGAGTTGCCTAACCTCAAGTGAAGGAACCCAGAAAGCTGCTCCAAAGATGCTTGAGAACAGATTGGGACTAAGAACATATCTTGGGGATTCAACTTCAGAGCAGAAAGAGATAATGGAAGAACCATTTTTCCACAGAATGGAGCTCACATgggcagaggaggaagaaggtCTCAGAGAGAATAACGGGACGTATCTTTCAACAATGGAACAGAGAAGCTCGTCTTCGAGAAGAAGCCCTGGAAGATTGTCAATAGGAGTGGGATTACAAGAACACAGAGGTGGTGGGTACACAGAGGAAAGATTCAACGAGAATGGAGAAGATTGCAAGGTTGAAACACAGGCCAGAACAGATCTAGATCTTAACACACATGACGACGAAACATACATCACAAGGCGTCCTAAACAGTTTGATTTGAATGGTTTCAGCTGGAGTTGAGAAAGTCTAAAAGCTTCAAAATGGCTGCACCACTATTTGAAACAAAAGagacatgttttttttcaaaatgtgcACCACTATTTGCCTAGTAATATGATCATCATGTATGATACATTTGTATTACTAACTTCATGTTTTCGAATGAAGAACGTTTATAGAGAGACACACATGATCTTGAACAAGTTTTACGAGTATGTGTACATTTACATAGAGATCATGGATGCTTTGGCAAATAACGCGAACGATTTTCAAAAGAAAGAGTATGATTTTACCATGTTTAGTCCCTGAAATACTTTTAGACGCTTAATTAATTCTACCCGAAATAAGTTTGTGGCTCACTTAATTAAGCATTACATGGGTTGGTTAAACTTGTGTGCTGttcatattttagttttaagcCAAACTCCcattaaactaaattttgtttgtatttgagTTCCTCAAGCAagtaaaaaacatttaatatcTATTTTCTTATGAATCTTACAGTAATTTCTTCAATAAACGTGTGAC
The sequence above is drawn from the Raphanus sativus cultivar WK10039 chromosome 7, ASM80110v3, whole genome shotgun sequence genome and encodes:
- the LOC108815809 gene encoding myb-related protein 1 isoform X2; translation: MYYHNQHQGKSILSSSRMPIPTERHPFLRGNGPGDSGLILSTDAKPRLKWTPDLHERFVEAVNQLGGGEKATPKTIMKVMGIPGLTLYHLKSHLQKYRLSKNLNGQANSSLNKTSVMTMVEENTPEADESQSESLSIGPQPSMNLPISDALQMQIAVQRRLHEQLERHLQLRIEAQGKYLQAILEKAQETLGRQNLGPAGIEATKAQLSELVSKVSSEYPDASFLELQNLHHQQMQTAYPPPNSSLESCLTSSEGTQKAAPKMLENRLGLRTYLGDSTSEQKEIMEEPFFHRMELTWAEEEEGLRENNGTYLSTMEQRSSSSRRSPGRLSIGVGLQEHRGGGYTEERFNENGEDCKVETQARTDLDLNTHDDETYITRRPKQFDLNGFSWS
- the LOC108815809 gene encoding myb-related protein 1 isoform X3; the encoded protein is MYYHNQHQGKSILSSSRMPIPTERHPFLRGNGPGDSGLILSTDAKPRLKWTPDLHERFVEAVNQLGGGEKATPKTIMKVMGIPGLTLYHLKSHLQKYRLSKNLNGQANSSLNKTSVMTMVEENTPEADESQSESLSIGPQPSMNLPISDALQMQIAVQRRLHEQLELRIEAQGKYLQAILEKAQETLGRQNLGPAGIEATKAQLSELVSKVSSEYPDASFLELQNLHHQQMQTAYPPPNSSLESCLTSSEGTQKAAPKMLENRLGLRTYLGDSTSEQKEIMEEPFFHRMELTWAEEEEGLRENNGTYLSTMEQRSSSSRRSPGRLSIGVGLQEHRGGGYTEERFNENGEDCKVETQARTDLDLNTHDDETYITRRPKQFDLNGFSWS
- the LOC108815809 gene encoding myb-related protein 1 isoform X1; this encodes MYYHNQHQGKSILSSSRMPIPTERHPFLRGNGPGDSGLILSTDAKPRLKWTPDLHERFVEAVNQLGGGEKATPKTIMKVMGIPGLTLYHLKSHLQKYRLSKNLNGQANSSLNKTSVMTMVEENTPEADESQSESLSIGPQPSMNLPISDALQMQIAVQRRLHEQLEVQRHLQLRIEAQGKYLQAILEKAQETLGRQNLGPAGIEATKAQLSELVSKVSSEYPDASFLELQNLHHQQMQTAYPPPNSSLESCLTSSEGTQKAAPKMLENRLGLRTYLGDSTSEQKEIMEEPFFHRMELTWAEEEEGLRENNGTYLSTMEQRSSSSRRSPGRLSIGVGLQEHRGGGYTEERFNENGEDCKVETQARTDLDLNTHDDETYITRRPKQFDLNGFSWS